Proteins co-encoded in one Acinetobacter lwoffii genomic window:
- the mobQ gene encoding MobQ family relaxase — protein MAIYHCSTKTVNRSSGRTAVASSAYRAGEKLEDERTGLTHDFTRKDGVAHSEILSNLDIEIDRAELWNLAEKTENRKDARTAREWVIALPDELDADQRKDLAKDFARSLVDRYDVIADLAIHEPSKGGNDKNHHAHIMLTTRKAELDTDNKLTLTTKTDIELSNAKRKSLGMGTTQEDIKQIRETWANLANKALERAGYREKIDHRSYADQNNGLQATIHEGSKVTQLRRQGIDTEISRFNDNVKQQNTQQLHQEKQQKESVLQRGLNRVDQGFEQWQKNQESKRLELEHQAEIQRQQKLEHQQAERATRKASQDLDQGGMSL, from the coding sequence GGAAAAATTAGAAGATGAACGCACAGGACTGACCCATGACTTTACGAGAAAAGATGGTGTCGCCCATTCTGAAATTCTGTCTAATTTAGATATTGAAATTGACCGTGCTGAGCTTTGGAATTTGGCAGAAAAAACCGAAAACCGCAAAGATGCCCGAACCGCTAGAGAATGGGTCATTGCCCTACCTGATGAATTAGACGCTGATCAACGTAAGGACTTGGCAAAAGACTTTGCCAGGTCCTTAGTTGATCGCTATGACGTGATCGCAGATTTAGCCATCCATGAACCCAGCAAAGGCGGTAATGATAAAAACCACCACGCCCATATCATGCTCACCACCCGAAAGGCAGAACTGGACACAGATAATAAACTCACCCTGACCACCAAAACCGATATTGAACTCAGCAACGCCAAACGAAAAAGCCTTGGTATGGGTACAACCCAAGAAGATATTAAGCAAATTCGAGAAACATGGGCAAACTTAGCCAACAAGGCATTGGAACGTGCAGGCTACCGAGAAAAAATAGACCACCGCAGCTATGCCGATCAAAATAATGGACTACAAGCAACCATCCACGAAGGCAGCAAAGTCACCCAATTACGCAGACAAGGCATAGACACTGAAATCAGCCGTTTTAATGACAACGTCAAACAACAAAATACCCAACAGCTTCACCAAGAAAAACAGCAGAAAGAGAGCGTTTTACAGCGAGGTTTAAACCGTGTTGATCAAGGTTTTGAACAATGGCAGAAGAACCAAGAAAGCAAACGCCTAGAACTGGAACACCAAGCCGAAATACAACGACAGCAAAAACTAGAACATCAACAAGCCGAGCGAGCTACCCGTAAGGCATCACAAGACTTAGATCAGGGCGGAATGTCATTATGA